Proteins encoded together in one Prunus dulcis chromosome 3, ALMONDv2, whole genome shotgun sequence window:
- the LOC117621186 gene encoding DEAD-box ATP-dependent RNA helicase 15-like — MGEIRDNDGYEEELVDYEEEDQNAPNSVSAKPSGDTVKKGYVGIHSSGFRDFLLKPELLRAIVDSGFEHPSEVQHECIPQAILGMDVICQAKSGMGKTAVFVLSTLQQIDPIAGQVAALILCHTRELAYQICHEFERFSTYLPDLKVAVFYGGVSIKVHKDLLKNECPHIVVGTPGRILALARDKELGLKNVRHFILDECDKMLESLDMRRDVQEIFKLTPHDKQVMMFSATLSKEIRPVCKKFMQDPMEIYVDDEAKLTLHGLVQHYIKLSEPEKNRKLTDLLDALDFNQVVIFVKSVSRAAELNKLLADCNFPSICIHSGMPQEERLKRYKNFKEGLSRILVATDLVGRGIDIERVNIVINYDMPDSADTYLHRVGRAGRFGTKGLAITFVSSASDSDVLNQVQSRFEVDIKELPEQIDTSTYMQV; from the exons ATGGGTGAAATCAGAGACAACGATGGTTACGAAGAGGAGCTGGTCGATTACGAAGAGGAAGACCAAAATGCCCCCAACTCCGTCTCCGCCAAGCCCTCTGGTGATACCGTTAAAAA GGGCTATGTTGGCATCCACAGTTCAGGATTCAGAGACTTCCTGTTGAAACCAGAGCTTCTTCGAGCGATTGTGGATTCTGGGTTCGAACATCCTTCAGAAG TTCAACATGAGTGCATCCCTCAAGCTATCTTAGGAATGGATGTTATCTGTCAAGCAAAATCTGGGATGGGAAAGACCGCCGTCTTTGTTCTATCTACCCTTCAGCAAATAGATCCAATTGCTGGTCAGGTTGCTGCTCTTATTCTTTGCCACACAAGAGAACTGGCTTACCAG ATTTGTCATGAATTTGAGAGATTCAGTACCTATTTGCCGGACCTGAAGGTTGCAGTCTTCTATGGAGGTGTCAGTATCAAGGTTCACAAAGACTTACTGAAAAATGAATGTCCTCACATTGTTGTTGGAACACCTGGGAGAATATTAGCTTTGGCAAGAGATAAAGAGCTTGGACTAAAGAATGTCAGACATTTTATTCTTGATGAATGTGATAAGATGCTTGAGTCACttg ATATGAGGAGAGATGTGCAGGAGATCTTTAAGTTGACTCCTCATGACAAGCAAGTTATGATGTTTTCAGCAACACTAAGCAAAGAAATCCGCCCTGTTTGCAAGAAATTTATGCAAGAT CCCATGGAAATTTACGTAGATGATGAGGCCAAATTGACACTTCATGGTCTCGTACAG CACTACATCAAATTGAGCGAACCTGAGAAAAACCGCAAGTTGACTGACCTTCTTGATGCATTGGATTTCAACCaagttgttatttttgtaaaaagtGTAAGCAGAGCAGCTGAGCTGAACAAATTACTTGCTGATTGTAACTTCCCATCTATCTGCATTCACTCTGGAATGCCTCAGGAAGAAAG GTTGAAACGTTACAAGAATTTCAAGGAGGGGCTTTCAAGGATTCTTGTGGCAACAGATTTAGTTGGAAGGGGAATTGATATCGAGCGTGTTAACATTGTTATTAATTATGACATGCCAGATTCTGCCGATACCTACTTACACAgg GTTGGCAGAGCTGGTAGGTTTGGTACCAAGGGACTGGCAATTACATTTGTCTCTTCGGCATCAGACTCTGATGTTCTTAATCAg GTCCAGTCAAGGTTTGAGGTGGACATAAAGGAGCTTCCGGAGCAAATTGATACTTCTACATACA TGCAAGTATGA
- the LOC117621187 gene encoding embryo-specific protein ATS3A-like translates to MAPHSVQTILKRVKGRLKMMKAVSFLLHFAFLLTFTQGRSIIPQPQPLRSFKLSNNQYAGSCSYTVSIKTSCSSPRYTRDQISIAFGDAYGNQVYAPRIDDPSSRAFESCSTDTFQISGPCAYQICYVYLYRNGYDGWKTQTVTIYGHYTKSVTFYYNSFIPNGIWYGFNHCNGGASAALSTSSM, encoded by the exons ATGGCACCACATTCTGTTCAGACTATATTGAAAAGGGTTAAGGGAAGACTAAAAATGATGAAGGCTGTGAGTTTTCTGCTTCATTTTGCCTTCCTCCTCACCTTCACACAAGGCAGATCAATCATTCCACAGCCCCAACCTCTCAGATCCTTCAAGCTCAGCAATAACCAG TATGCAGGGAGCTGTTCTTACACAGTATCAATAAAGACTAGCTGTTCTTCACCCAGATACACACGAGATCAGATCAGTATTGCATTTGGTGATGCTTATGGCAATCAG GTGTATGCACCCAGAATAGACGATCCATCTTCGAGGGCATTCGAGAGTTGCTCCACGGATACATTTCAGATTTCTGGGCCATGTGCGTACCAGATCTGTTATGTATATCTCTATAGGAATGGATACGATGGGTGGAAAACACAGACAGTGACAATCTATGGTCATTACACCAAATCTGTCACATTTTATTACAACTCTTTTATTCCCAATGGTATTTGGTATGGGTTTAATCATTGTAATGGTGGTGCTTCAGCAGCATTATCCACTTCAAGCATGTAG
- the LOC117620549 gene encoding TSET complex member tstD-like → MILAVLFANSEGNILVERFNGVPAEERLHWRSFLVKLGAENLRGVKNEELLVACHKSVYIVYTVLGDVSIYVVGKDEYDELALSEVIFVITSAVKDVCGKPPTERLFLDKYGRICLCLDEIVWKGLLENTEKDRIKRLIRLKPPTEF, encoded by the exons ATGATACTTGCAGTCTTGTTCGCCAACTCGGAAGGCAACATCCTAGTTGAACG TTTCAATGGAGTTCCTGCTGAGGAACGGCTGCATTGGCGATCTTTCCTAGTCAAACTAGGGGCAGAAAATCTTAGGGGTGTGAAAAATGAAGAGCTCCTTGTTGCTTGCCACAA GTCAGTTTACATTGTTTACACTGTGCTTGGGGATGTCAGCATCTATGTTGTGGGCAAGGATGAGTATGATGAACTAGCCT TGTCAGAGGTGATCTTTGTGATAACATCAGCTGTGAAGGATGTATGTGGGAAGCCTCCAACTGAGCGCCTTTTCCTGGATAAGTATGGAAGAATTTGCTTGTGTCTGGATGAAATTGTTTGGAAG GGGTTGCTGGAGAATACGGAAAAAGACAGAATCAAGAGACTAATAAGGTTAAAGCCTCCTACTGAGTTTTAA